A genomic stretch from Myxococcales bacterium includes:
- a CDS encoding dihydroorotate dehydrogenase, whose product MANKSSDKASKGKVDTRTNLAGIALRNPVLTASGTFGYGTEFKDFMDLRRIGGFVAKSLTLLPRFGNPPPRIGEVRAGMLNAISLENVGVDAFIEEKLPEIPDGVPVVASLFGTEISEYAEVAKRLAGVAKVEGIEVNASCPHVKSGGIEFGQDPRVLAELVRTVRRAT is encoded by the coding sequence ATGGCGAACAAATCCTCGGACAAAGCATCGAAAGGCAAGGTAGATACCCGAACCAATTTGGCCGGAATTGCCCTTCGCAACCCCGTCTTGACTGCTTCGGGCACCTTTGGCTACGGCACCGAGTTCAAGGATTTCATGGATCTGCGCCGCATTGGAGGCTTTGTCGCAAAGAGTCTGACCCTGCTGCCGCGCTTCGGAAACCCGCCTCCTCGGATCGGCGAGGTTCGCGCGGGCATGCTGAACGCGATCAGTCTCGAGAACGTCGGTGTCGACGCCTTCATCGAAGAAAAGCTGCCCGAAATTCCCGACGGGGTGCCGGTGGTCGCCAGCTTGTTCGGCACCGAGATCAGCGAGTACGCCGAGGTCGCAAAGCGCCTCGCCGGCGTCGCGAAGGTCGAAGGAATCGAGGTCAATGCGTCGTGCCCTCACGTGAAGAGCGGGGGTATCGAATTTGGGCAAGATCCTCGAGTGCTCGCCGAGCTGGTGCGTACTGTGCGCCGGGCCACC
- a CDS encoding dihydroorotate dehydrogenase electron transfer subunit: protein MASAEPANGDTKRSSPIRVQARVVANEREGETNRRIVLEVENWPAWTPGQFVMLSPGAVAEAAVRYDPLLPRPMAIFDSHGEPGHERIEVLYKVEGRGTQLIGAASVGDRVRVVGPLGQGFATPAEGSRSILVGGGTGAASLYSLARAARAAGSVTVVLGAQRAELLMAAGDFEKLGINLRIATEDGSRGSKGLVTDVLTELLAETDGADTTLFACGPTAMMRACNELARAAGVACTVALENRMACGFGVCLGCAVPMAGGGFSLVCHRGPVYDAAELDWPGIP from the coding sequence GTGGCGAGCGCCGAACCGGCCAATGGCGACACGAAGCGATCTTCACCGATCCGCGTTCAGGCCAGGGTTGTTGCCAACGAACGCGAAGGGGAGACCAATCGCCGCATCGTGCTCGAGGTCGAAAATTGGCCGGCCTGGACGCCCGGGCAATTCGTCATGCTCTCGCCGGGTGCCGTGGCCGAAGCAGCCGTCCGCTACGACCCGCTGTTGCCGCGGCCCATGGCAATCTTTGACAGTCACGGCGAGCCGGGGCACGAGCGCATCGAGGTGCTGTACAAGGTCGAGGGCCGGGGAACGCAACTCATCGGCGCTGCCTCAGTAGGAGATCGTGTTCGCGTAGTGGGTCCTCTGGGCCAGGGCTTCGCAACTCCCGCCGAGGGGTCGCGGAGCATTCTGGTAGGCGGCGGGACCGGCGCGGCATCCCTGTACAGTCTTGCCCGAGCCGCGCGGGCGGCGGGATCGGTGACCGTCGTGCTTGGAGCCCAGCGAGCCGAACTGCTGATGGCTGCTGGGGATTTCGAGAAACTCGGGATCAATTTGCGGATTGCGACGGAAGACGGGAGTCGCGGCAGCAAGGGTCTCGTCACCGACGTCCTCACGGAACTGCTCGCCGAAACCGACGGGGCCGACACCACGCTCTTTGCCTGCGGACCCACGGCGATGATGCGCGCGTGCAACGAACTCGCCCGGGCAGCCGGAGTGGCGTGCACGGTGGCCCTCGAAAACCGGATGGCGTGTGGCTTTGGCGTGTGTCTGGGCTGTGCGGTCCCGATGGCTGGCGGGGGTTTTAGCTTGGTTTGCCATCGCGGTCCGGTCTACGACGCGGCCGAACTCGATTGGCCGGGGATCCCATGA
- a CDS encoding tetratricopeptide repeat protein, with protein sequence MGAILDQHKSSFESDPSNRLAFEAIEEHLFMSGMWNELIALYNRRLEAPEFESDPLLSIPILFRLAQVCEERALAVDRAIETYWKVAKIDPSYRPALRQLRQIYAHREQWDMVLQIAEMEEQLEMSTHEKASFSAELGDVWKGKLNDPTEALIHYEKALALVDDHIPALSGLAQVHEGLGHHEQAAAAWERLSERTRGPDRAPILVSLGNILDKHLDQSSRAMECFQRALTDDPRYASAVEALSVTATRLEDWLLVAKLYERRFDIASGARKRIGIAVDAARLNLEELNDTQASRMWLDRALEFGDGDAPVYEVLAELERRTGNRDALRTALDRLIELQGDDVSTSLLVEAADLYSESGVEAEAIALLRKAQIREPENTLVIEALSDGLAQLGMNVELVEVLERRAALTEDDPQAKSEIYAEIGRIRLEDLDEPEAGMENFTKAFDLDPSTKGAAAQLERLYRKNEDWSGLRTLLERAGREGPASKRSHYFASLGEVCEQQFEDNDGAISAFESALELDPHCVIAHQGMARIVHASGNPDELLRICEREAETTTDRVRMGELVWSMLPLLQERERHGDALTWVEKLNQMCPNDCNTLKAVVELREALGQRDELQDPMERLDRVLSGAEQTTNRRKLAQLHRDAGRHEQAIEWYQTALDSDPGHLESLRSLKALYSETRDLDSLARTMRRLGEVLPDQESCDEFGDLASLLAEQIGDVEGAIVVLWRLAKIPAGQRPDDIDERLEGLLERADRFEELVQRLLERRRMFDDESNAARELDLRRAKLLLEHLGQYEEAASLFGSLRAHDSQNKEILDGLEKALRLGNDVERLVDLLADLAEHESDPTTRTNIEMERATLLEDILGAFDEALIALTKLAEQTDVPELADQAGQQLEKLLTRSGDWEALRTRLVGRLGNGSQEDDLALHEELALLSRDRFGEPEACVEHLEAAGKIAPDRQPIWHNLAVLYAELDRPEDLLRVLEHELTLGLDLEREIMLRSRAARLANDLEDRQETCSQHYEQILRLEPGHAEATEYLLEFYDRECRPADMAGLLHARLDATVNSDEPSDTVTASAISLRLRISALESLALDDDAAAVATLEPAIAEVGPTAAIAKPLVELYQRLGRREEYIALSLRAADHCDQPEERAGWFLRVGDALRQEGEAERAIEAYGRVLENCPDDLDAQSALRELHRERGDSEPLAALLAREIERRSGENTIPLRFELAILLAGPLARPDSALEAFNEILEADERHPEAFVHALHLNISLERHEETQQLLESGLSRTNAPSARAALLERLADLEAGPLELPSTALGRYREALSLDPSRSSVRASMNAILTDLGRWVELLDSLFLEAQRAEPSERGQIYERAIEIASREVSTDAPLPWLERLHAATPEDADVLSRVADIHRQAGRPEALLRALEAQMLLQTNPTELHALHCDIGRILERDLSAPGRAVMALEAAHAIDLDDAELLTNLDRLYETLGRFADRAGIIEERIACPETPADLLATLHREVAELWHTKLSSPETATRHLLHSLNLSEPESPDVLPVIRHLQQTLRDTGRLDGWARAAEFELERLVATRDPIHDKRRYELHSELADCCENVLARPQLVQRHLLALLDDWNGAQPLTTEQIDAAEAALIHHLRREHNHVELDRRLGARLDRSDGSAEDWLELAGLQLERLHRPSAARRAFRKVLDQRPECLDAIRGLRQASETLRDWQGVAESLDLELALDNRSRTAQESSALLRRLGEITWKQLQTDDALERASRAYCENLIQVPDDLDSVRALQQIEEERGEYAAAVTRHRQEIDILGDAEPDQRQRVWLRIADLTRDKTDELERSIEAFASAAECADLSVQRLREWAELYRTSENWERFADVFGRWCDARGTPAGCSDLLVLVDVLNELGQHDRALERAEKAIEADRTSATAFERAADLREQSGDLRAAADHLAEAAELTDAPTATVQLLRASRMLSDVDPERTAALLKRGAEHDAASQEIQARTAIVCEQLERWDEAETAAARALDSSLDRSLLEDGLLLKAALAGGRAAWRGDAIESATRLFSAARDLESENIEALDALGELLHLSGDVRAARDVLDIRLAMPGENPKAGLQLAIVGEAQELDEEFARALETYLRAIETDPAQDHVHDGIVRIHLINEDQTAAIEALDNWLALLENVTKKSAQLVRAAALEQGIDKDEAALSRLREATDIDPANADAWTMLADLLLKLDQPDEALEAATSGLAVIDGADRSSVATLAYIRGFTLERSGEETQAAGAYGLAVENDATQSEAVLAQSRLLRSTGEWQLAAEVLDNFLDNHPEPMNEMLAQVNYKLGRLLAGPLERVEEAIQCYERAIAIDSDFTRAIEPLANLLSHMPDRWQEAVGQHLSLLREDPARESSIRSLIAICEQRGDDRGRQIGLAILRALGATSDDEFATAPDKLGFKVAGNSELSDPHEERLRRMVVQARDEISQALRGVATPSNETEPMGLHPAQQAFMDSVGTAVDELSVPGFGTLDPQIIGQTLQQVAALALDVERPEIDPTIADLLEGSIGRWARRKLRKCLDGTGQDEIQNIRWDDWQQSLRGAGAAVALDRNQGDLRCALLALSAESEDSGAEELTESENIADRVRSREIAFSLLRQVTRIWCTQIGK encoded by the coding sequence GTGGGCGCAATTCTAGATCAGCACAAGAGTTCGTTTGAGTCAGATCCGTCGAACCGGCTGGCCTTCGAAGCCATCGAGGAACACCTGTTCATGTCGGGTATGTGGAATGAGCTGATTGCGCTCTACAACCGCCGACTTGAAGCCCCTGAGTTTGAAAGTGATCCCCTTCTCTCCATACCCATATTGTTTCGCCTGGCCCAGGTCTGCGAAGAGCGGGCTCTTGCCGTCGATCGCGCCATCGAGACCTATTGGAAGGTTGCCAAGATCGATCCGAGTTATCGCCCGGCGCTGCGTCAGCTACGTCAGATCTACGCCCACCGGGAACAGTGGGACATGGTGCTGCAGATTGCCGAAATGGAAGAGCAGCTTGAGATGTCGACACACGAGAAGGCAAGTTTCTCTGCGGAACTCGGCGATGTCTGGAAGGGAAAGCTCAACGATCCCACCGAAGCGCTGATCCACTATGAAAAGGCTCTCGCTCTGGTTGACGATCACATCCCCGCCCTGTCCGGACTGGCGCAGGTTCACGAAGGGCTCGGCCATCACGAACAGGCGGCAGCGGCCTGGGAGCGCTTGTCCGAACGCACACGCGGACCGGATCGCGCACCCATCCTGGTTTCACTCGGCAATATTCTGGACAAGCATCTCGATCAGTCCAGTCGCGCCATGGAGTGCTTTCAGCGCGCACTCACCGATGATCCGCGCTACGCCAGCGCGGTGGAAGCCCTTTCGGTCACAGCCACCAGACTCGAAGACTGGCTACTTGTCGCCAAGTTGTATGAACGTCGCTTCGACATTGCATCCGGCGCGCGCAAGCGCATAGGCATCGCCGTCGATGCCGCGCGCCTGAACCTCGAAGAGTTGAATGACACGCAGGCATCCCGTATGTGGTTGGACCGCGCTCTTGAATTCGGGGATGGAGACGCGCCGGTCTACGAGGTGCTCGCAGAACTCGAGCGCCGTACGGGCAATCGCGACGCATTGCGCACAGCGCTCGATCGACTGATCGAACTCCAGGGCGACGACGTATCCACCAGCTTGCTGGTGGAAGCGGCGGATCTGTATTCGGAATCTGGTGTCGAAGCAGAGGCAATCGCGTTGCTGCGAAAGGCACAAATTCGCGAACCGGAAAATACCCTGGTCATCGAGGCCCTCTCCGACGGTTTGGCGCAACTGGGTATGAATGTCGAACTCGTCGAAGTGCTCGAACGACGGGCGGCACTGACCGAAGACGACCCCCAGGCCAAAAGCGAGATTTACGCCGAGATTGGCCGCATTCGCCTCGAAGATCTCGACGAGCCAGAAGCGGGCATGGAAAATTTCACCAAGGCCTTTGATCTCGACCCCAGCACCAAGGGCGCAGCCGCGCAACTCGAACGGCTCTACCGAAAAAACGAAGACTGGAGTGGCCTGCGCACACTCCTGGAACGCGCTGGCCGCGAAGGTCCGGCTTCGAAACGTTCACACTATTTCGCTTCGTTGGGCGAAGTATGCGAACAACAGTTTGAGGACAACGACGGGGCGATTTCGGCGTTCGAGTCCGCGCTAGAACTCGATCCCCATTGTGTGATCGCGCATCAGGGAATGGCGCGCATCGTCCACGCCTCAGGAAATCCAGACGAACTACTGCGGATCTGCGAGCGCGAAGCCGAGACCACCACGGATCGCGTGCGGATGGGCGAACTGGTCTGGAGCATGCTCCCCCTGCTTCAAGAGCGTGAGCGTCATGGGGATGCGCTGACCTGGGTCGAAAAACTGAACCAGATGTGTCCCAATGACTGCAACACCCTGAAGGCGGTCGTGGAATTGCGCGAAGCCCTGGGACAGCGGGACGAGCTTCAAGATCCGATGGAACGACTCGATCGTGTCCTCAGCGGTGCCGAGCAGACCACCAACCGACGCAAGCTCGCCCAGCTCCATCGCGACGCCGGCCGGCACGAGCAAGCGATCGAGTGGTATCAAACGGCCCTCGACAGCGACCCGGGCCACCTCGAGTCGCTGCGATCCCTCAAGGCCCTTTACAGTGAGACCCGCGATCTCGATTCACTGGCGCGAACGATGCGGCGGCTGGGGGAAGTGCTGCCCGATCAAGAGAGTTGCGACGAATTCGGAGACCTTGCGAGTTTGCTCGCCGAGCAGATTGGGGACGTCGAGGGCGCGATCGTCGTCCTCTGGCGTCTGGCGAAGATTCCCGCAGGCCAGCGCCCAGACGACATCGACGAGAGACTCGAAGGACTGCTGGAACGAGCGGACCGATTCGAAGAACTCGTGCAGCGGCTACTCGAGCGGCGGCGGATGTTCGATGATGAGAGCAATGCGGCGCGCGAGCTGGACCTGCGTCGAGCAAAGCTGTTGTTGGAGCACCTCGGGCAGTACGAAGAAGCGGCATCGCTGTTCGGAAGTCTCCGCGCGCACGATTCCCAAAACAAAGAAATCCTCGATGGTCTCGAAAAAGCATTGCGACTCGGCAACGACGTCGAGAGACTGGTGGACTTGCTCGCGGACCTCGCGGAGCATGAATCCGACCCGACGACTCGCACCAATATCGAGATGGAGCGCGCAACACTTCTCGAAGACATACTCGGCGCGTTCGACGAAGCCCTGATCGCACTCACCAAGCTCGCCGAGCAGACCGACGTGCCAGAACTCGCAGATCAGGCAGGCCAGCAGCTCGAAAAGCTCCTGACCCGCAGCGGTGATTGGGAGGCATTGCGCACCCGACTGGTTGGACGACTGGGAAACGGCAGCCAAGAAGACGATCTAGCGCTTCACGAAGAACTCGCGCTCCTGTCTCGAGATCGCTTTGGTGAACCCGAAGCCTGTGTCGAACATCTCGAGGCGGCCGGCAAAATCGCACCCGATCGCCAACCCATCTGGCACAACCTCGCGGTTCTCTACGCCGAACTGGATCGCCCCGAAGACCTGCTGCGCGTGCTCGAACACGAACTTACCCTCGGTCTCGACCTCGAGCGCGAAATCATGCTGCGCTCCCGCGCGGCACGATTGGCGAACGATCTCGAAGACCGCCAAGAAACTTGCAGCCAACACTACGAACAGATCCTTCGACTCGAACCCGGCCACGCAGAGGCCACGGAGTATCTGCTGGAATTCTACGATCGAGAGTGCCGACCCGCCGACATGGCTGGCCTGCTTCACGCTCGACTCGACGCAACCGTCAACAGCGACGAACCCTCCGACACAGTGACCGCCAGCGCGATTTCGCTGCGCCTGCGCATCTCCGCTCTGGAATCCCTTGCGCTCGATGATGACGCAGCCGCGGTCGCAACCCTCGAACCCGCAATCGCCGAGGTCGGACCCACCGCTGCAATCGCGAAGCCGCTCGTCGAACTCTACCAGCGACTCGGAAGGCGTGAGGAATACATCGCCCTCAGTCTGCGCGCCGCCGACCACTGCGATCAACCCGAAGAACGTGCGGGCTGGTTTCTCCGGGTGGGCGACGCCCTGCGACAGGAAGGCGAAGCAGAGCGTGCGATCGAAGCCTATGGTCGCGTGCTCGAGAATTGTCCAGACGATCTCGATGCACAGTCGGCGCTGCGAGAGTTGCACAGAGAACGAGGAGATTCCGAACCCCTCGCAGCATTGCTTGCGCGGGAGATCGAAAGACGCTCGGGTGAAAACACGATCCCGTTGCGCTTCGAACTCGCGATTCTGCTCGCCGGCCCACTGGCCCGACCGGATTCCGCACTCGAGGCCTTCAACGAAATCCTCGAAGCAGACGAGCGCCACCCCGAAGCTTTCGTTCACGCTCTCCACCTGAACATCAGTCTCGAGCGACACGAAGAAACCCAACAGCTACTGGAAAGCGGCCTTTCCCGTACCAATGCTCCGAGTGCACGGGCGGCTCTGCTCGAGCGACTCGCCGACCTCGAGGCCGGTCCACTCGAATTGCCCTCGACTGCACTCGGGCGCTACCGCGAAGCCCTGAGTCTCGACCCGTCGCGCTCGAGCGTCCGCGCAAGCATGAACGCAATCTTGACGGACCTCGGTCGCTGGGTCGAATTGCTCGACAGTCTCTTCCTCGAAGCTCAGCGCGCCGAGCCGAGCGAGCGCGGTCAGATCTACGAGCGCGCGATCGAAATTGCGAGTCGCGAAGTCTCCACCGACGCGCCCCTCCCTTGGCTCGAACGACTCCATGCTGCAACGCCAGAAGACGCCGATGTCTTGTCGAGAGTTGCCGACATTCATCGACAGGCGGGTCGCCCCGAGGCGTTGCTACGCGCCCTGGAAGCCCAGATGCTCCTGCAGACCAACCCAACCGAACTGCACGCACTTCATTGCGACATCGGCAGGATCCTGGAGCGCGATCTGTCGGCACCCGGCCGAGCCGTCATGGCACTCGAAGCAGCACATGCGATCGATTTGGACGATGCGGAATTGTTGACCAATCTCGATCGTCTGTACGAAACATTGGGGCGCTTTGCAGATCGTGCTGGAATCATCGAGGAACGAATCGCCTGCCCGGAAACCCCGGCCGATTTGCTGGCAACACTACATCGCGAAGTTGCCGAACTCTGGCACACAAAGCTGTCGTCACCCGAAACAGCGACGCGCCATCTATTGCACAGCCTGAACCTGAGCGAACCGGAATCGCCAGATGTGTTGCCCGTGATCCGTCACCTCCAGCAGACCCTGCGCGATACCGGCAGACTCGACGGCTGGGCACGAGCGGCGGAGTTCGAACTCGAACGACTTGTCGCCACCCGCGATCCGATTCACGATAAACGGCGCTACGAACTCCACAGCGAGCTCGCGGACTGCTGTGAAAACGTGCTCGCGCGACCCCAACTCGTCCAACGTCATCTGCTCGCATTGCTCGACGATTGGAACGGCGCGCAGCCCCTCACCACAGAACAAATCGACGCGGCCGAAGCTGCGTTGATCCATCACCTGCGCCGGGAACACAATCACGTCGAACTCGACCGACGTCTCGGCGCGCGACTGGATCGCAGCGACGGAAGCGCCGAGGACTGGCTCGAACTCGCGGGCTTGCAGCTGGAGAGACTCCATCGACCGAGTGCAGCGCGACGTGCATTCCGCAAAGTGCTCGATCAACGCCCCGAATGCCTGGACGCCATTCGCGGATTGCGTCAGGCATCAGAAACTCTGCGCGATTGGCAGGGTGTCGCAGAGAGCCTCGATCTCGAACTCGCACTCGACAATCGTTCCCGTACAGCACAAGAATCGTCCGCGCTGTTGCGTCGCCTGGGCGAGATCACTTGGAAGCAGTTGCAGACCGACGATGCCCTCGAACGTGCGTCCCGGGCGTATTGCGAAAATCTCATCCAGGTGCCCGACGATCTCGACAGCGTGCGCGCCCTTCAACAGATCGAAGAGGAGCGCGGAGAATACGCAGCGGCGGTAACTCGCCATCGGCAGGAAATCGACATCCTCGGCGACGCCGAGCCCGATCAGCGCCAGCGAGTCTGGCTGCGAATCGCCGATCTCACGCGAGACAAGACCGATGAACTCGAGCGCTCGATCGAAGCATTCGCCTCTGCCGCCGAGTGCGCCGATCTCTCGGTGCAGCGCCTGCGCGAGTGGGCGGAGCTATATCGAACCTCGGAAAACTGGGAACGCTTTGCCGATGTCTTTGGTCGCTGGTGTGATGCTCGGGGAACCCCGGCAGGCTGTTCGGACTTGTTGGTTCTCGTCGATGTACTGAACGAACTCGGCCAGCATGACCGGGCTCTCGAACGCGCCGAAAAGGCGATCGAAGCCGATCGCACCAGCGCCACCGCCTTTGAGCGCGCCGCCGATCTTCGCGAACAAAGTGGAGATCTTCGCGCTGCTGCCGATCACCTCGCGGAGGCGGCCGAACTCACCGACGCGCCCACCGCGACGGTCCAGCTGCTGCGGGCCTCGCGGATGCTCAGTGATGTTGACCCCGAACGCACTGCGGCTCTGCTGAAACGCGGCGCCGAACACGACGCCGCGTCCCAGGAGATTCAGGCGCGCACAGCCATCGTCTGCGAACAACTCGAGCGCTGGGACGAAGCCGAAACCGCTGCAGCGCGCGCTCTCGACTCCAGTTTGGATCGCAGCCTTCTCGAAGATGGGCTGCTGTTGAAAGCCGCCCTCGCGGGAGGTCGCGCGGCCTGGCGGGGCGATGCGATCGAATCGGCGACTCGATTGTTTTCCGCCGCCCGGGACCTCGAATCCGAGAACATCGAAGCCCTGGACGCCCTCGGCGAGCTTCTCCATCTGAGCGGAGACGTGCGCGCCGCGCGAGATGTCCTCGACATCCGGCTCGCAATGCCGGGTGAAAATCCGAAGGCGGGCCTGCAACTCGCAATCGTCGGAGAGGCCCAGGAACTCGACGAAGAATTTGCACGTGCGCTCGAGACCTACCTGCGAGCCATCGAAACGGATCCGGCCCAGGACCATGTTCACGACGGCATTGTCCGCATTCACCTGATCAACGAAGACCAGACAGCTGCCATAGAGGCCCTCGACAACTGGCTCGCACTGCTGGAAAACGTCACAAAGAAATCCGCCCAGCTGGTTCGCGCCGCTGCTCTCGAACAAGGCATCGACAAAGACGAAGCTGCGCTCTCGCGTTTGCGCGAGGCCACCGACATCGACCCCGCGAATGCGGATGCCTGGACAATGCTGGCCGATCTGTTGCTCAAACTCGACCAGCCCGACGAGGCCCTGGAAGCCGCAACCTCTGGGCTCGCCGTGATCGATGGTGCAGATCGGTCGAGCGTGGCCACCCTCGCCTACATTCGCGGTTTCACCCTCGAGCGGAGCGGCGAAGAGACCCAGGCCGCGGGCGCGTATGGTCTGGCGGTTGAAAACGATGCCACCCAATCAGAGGCCGTACTCGCCCAGTCGAGACTATTGCGGAGCACCGGTGAATGGCAGCTCGCGGCCGAGGTGCTCGACAACTTTCTCGACAATCACCCGGAGCCCATGAACGAAATGCTGGCCCAGGTGAATTACAAGCTAGGTCGATTGCTCGCTGGCCCCCTCGAGCGAGTCGAGGAAGCCATTCAGTGTTACGAACGCGCCATCGCGATCGATTCCGATTTCACTCGAGCGATTGAGCCCCTCGCCAATCTGCTCAGCCACATGCCCGACCGATGGCAGGAAGCGGTCGGCCAACACCTCTCCCTGCTTCGAGAGGATCCCGCGCGGGAGTCTTCGATTCGCTCGTTGATTGCGATTTGCGAGCAGCGTGGCGACGACCGCGGACGACAAATCGGACTCGCGATCCTGCGGGCATTGGGCGCGACCTCCGACGACGAATTCGCGACCGCCCCGGACAAACTCGGGTTCAAGGTGGCGGGGAACTCTGAACTCTCCGATCCGCATGAGGAACGTTTGCGCAGGATGGTCGTGCAAGCCCGCGACGAAATTTCCCAGGCACTGCGGGGCGTGGCGACACCGAGCAATGAGACAGAACCCATGGGGCTGCATCCAGCGCAACAGGCGTTCATGGATTCGGTCGGCACGGCAGTCGATGAGTTGTCGGTGCCAGGGTTCGGCACCCTCGACCCGCAGATCATCGGACAGACGCTCCAACAGGTCGCCGCGTTGGCGCTGGACGTCGAGCGACCAGAAATTGACCCGACGATCGCGGATCTACTCGAAGGCTCGATCGGCCGCTGGGCGCGCCGCAAGCTGCGCAAGTGTCTGGACGGAACCGGCCAGGACGAAATCCAGAACATTCGCTGGGACGATTGGCAACAGTCGCTTCGCGGTGCTGGGGCCGCCGTAGCCCTGGATCGCAACCAGGGCGATCTGCGCTGCGCACTACTTGCACTTTCGGCAGAAAGTGAAGATTCCGGCGCCGAAGAACTCACGGAAAGCGAGAATATTGCCGATCGAGTCCGCAGCAGGGAGATCGCTTTTTCACTGCTGCGCCAGGTTACGCGGATCTGGTGTACGCAAATTGGCAAGTAA
- a CDS encoding PilZ domain-containing protein, translating to MAQRTPDDTRRFRRQGLRILVDYSCDGGLHCDYATSISAGGLFIETESALPLESCIKLRFRLTNGEMLHEIEGRVCWCNDNTDTNAAQQAPGFGIAFTNGEGTVLLARELEDLEF from the coding sequence ATGGCACAGCGAACGCCCGACGACACCCGACGATTCCGCCGACAAGGACTTCGTATCCTGGTGGATTACAGCTGTGACGGAGGGCTCCACTGTGACTATGCAACGTCGATATCCGCGGGCGGACTCTTCATCGAAACCGAATCGGCCCTTCCACTCGAAAGTTGCATCAAGCTTCGGTTTCGCCTGACCAACGGCGAGATGCTCCACGAGATCGAGGGGCGCGTGTGTTGGTGTAATGACAACACCGACACGAATGCAGCCCAGCAAGCTCCCGGTTTCGGAATCGCTTTTACCAATGGCGAAGGCACCGTCTTGCTGGCACGCGAACTGGAAGACCTGGAATTTTAA
- a CDS encoding UDP-3-O-acyl-N-acetylglucosamine deacetylase, translating into MYQQRTLAQKVSCTGLGLHTGAPVRLSLHPARVGTGIRFVRHKGSTSSEIVARHESVSATSHATTLGTGDASVSTVEHLLAALYALGVSNARIEVDGPEIPVMDGSAAPFVHMIRSAGLYEQHEPSVVMQIERKVVCRDGLRSISIEPAKYLRISYRIDFAHPLIGVQELEIERLRPESFEVEVARARTFGFLDELESLRRAGLARGGSLANTVVLDRDRVMNPGGLRWRDEFVRHKVLDLIGDLSLLGVPVHGHVRVERGGHTTHHRLVEELLRQRDAWSLRGDRGGHANPFDPASAKVSTP; encoded by the coding sequence TTGTACCAGCAGCGAACCCTCGCCCAGAAAGTCAGCTGTACCGGGCTTGGCCTTCACACGGGCGCGCCGGTTCGGCTGAGCTTGCACCCGGCCCGCGTCGGTACCGGAATTCGATTCGTGCGGCACAAGGGATCGACTTCGAGCGAGATTGTCGCCCGCCACGAATCCGTCAGCGCAACCTCGCACGCGACAACCCTGGGAACCGGTGACGCGAGCGTTTCCACCGTCGAACATCTGCTGGCGGCGCTCTATGCCCTCGGTGTGAGCAATGCCCGCATCGAGGTCGACGGTCCCGAGATCCCCGTGATGGACGGGAGTGCTGCGCCGTTTGTCCACATGATCCGCAGCGCCGGGCTCTACGAACAACACGAACCCAGTGTCGTGATGCAGATCGAGCGAAAGGTTGTCTGTCGCGATGGACTGCGGTCGATCAGTATCGAGCCCGCGAAGTATCTGCGAATTTCCTATCGAATCGATTTTGCACATCCCCTGATCGGCGTTCAGGAGCTCGAGATCGAGCGACTGCGACCGGAGTCGTTCGAAGTCGAGGTGGCTCGCGCGCGAACCTTCGGCTTTCTCGACGAACTAGAGTCGCTGCGTCGCGCTGGGCTGGCGCGCGGAGGCTCTCTGGCGAACACCGTGGTGTTGGATCGAGACCGGGTGATGAATCCGGGGGGACTGCGCTGGCGAGACGAATTCGTACGCCACAAGGTGCTGGACCTGATTGGCGATCTATCGCTGCTCGGAGTTCCCGTCCACGGTCACGTTCGCGTCGAACGCGGCGGACATACAACTCACCATCGCCTGGTGGAAGAATTGCTCCGGCAGCGCGATGCCTGGAGTTTGCGCGGCGATCGGGGGGGCCATGCGAATCCGTTCGATCCGGCGTCGGCGAAAGTGTCTACACCGTAG